TCGATGTTCGCCAACCTGATGGCCGTCGGCCTGCTGCAGAACGTGCACGTGCGCCGCTACGCGTAACGTGGTCCCAGCTCGCGTCGTCCCACCCTGTCTGCCGGAGGGTCCCCCCATGCGCACCGAACCGTCGGTCGAAAGCGTGTTCCCGCAGCTGGAAGCCCTGCTGCCGCTGGTGCACAAGCCGATCCAGTACGTCGGCGGTGAGCTGAACGCCCGCAGCAAGGACTGGGCGGAGAACCCGGTGCGCTGGGCGCTGATGTACCCCGACGCGTACGAGGTCGGGCTGCCCAACCAGGGGGTGCAGATCCTCTACGAGGTGCTCAACGACGCCGACGGCGTGCTCGCCGAGCGCACCTACAGCGTCTGGCCGGACCTCGAGGCATTGATGCGGGCGCACGGGGTCCCGCAGTTCACCGTCGACAGCCACCGGCCGGTCGGCGCCTTCGACCTGCTCGGGGTGAGCTTCTCGACCGAGCTCGGCTACACCAACCTGCTCACCGCGCTCGACCTCGCGGGCATCCCGCTGCACGCGACCGACCGTGACGTCACCCATCCGGTGGTCGTGGCGGGCGGGCACGCGGCCTTCAACCCGGAGCCGGTCGCCGACTTCGTCGACGCCGCGGTGCTCGGGGACGGCGAGCAGGCGGCGCTGGAGGTCAGCCGGATCGTGGGGCAGTGGAAGGCCGAGGGCGCCCCCGGCGGCCGGGAGGAACTGCTGCTGCGACTGGCCCGCTCCGGCGCGGTCTACGTGCCCGCGTTCTACGACGTCAGCTACCTGTCGGACGGACGCATCCAGCGGGTCGCACCGAACCGGCCAGGGGTCCCGTGGCGGGTGGGCAAGCACACGCTGATGGACCTGGACGAGTGGCCGTACCCGAAGACCCCGCTGGTGCCGCTGGCGGAGACGGTGCACGAGCGCATGAGCGTGGAGATCTTCCGCGGCTGCACCCGCGGCTGCCGGTTCTGCCAGGCCGGCATGATCACCCGCCCGGTACGTGAGCGGTCCATCACCGGGGTCGGCGCGATGGTCGAGCAGGGGCTCGCTGCGACCGGTTTCGAGGAGGTCGGGTTGCTGTCGCTGTCCAGCGCCGATCACTCCGAGATCAAGGACATCGCGCACGGTCTGGCGGACCGGTACGAGGGGACGAACACCGGGCTCTCGCTGCCGTCCACCCGGGTGGACGCGTTCAACATCGACCTGGCCAACGAGCTGTCCCGGGGCGGTCGGCGCTCCGGGCTGACCTTCGCTCCCGAGGGCGGGTCCGAGCGGATGCGCCGGGTGATCAACAAGATGGTCACCCAGGAGGACCTGATCCGCACCGTCGCCACGGCGTACGGCAACGGCTGGCGGCAGGTCAAGCTGTACTTCATGTGTGGGCTGCCCACCGAGACCGATGAGGACGTCCTGCAGATCGCCCGGCTCGCCGCCGAGGTGATCCGCACCGGCCGCTCGGTCAGCGGCCGCCGGGACATCCGGTGCACCGTGTCCATCGGCGGCTTCGTGCCCAAGCCGCACACGCCGTTCCAGTGGGCCGGGCAGCTGGACCACGAGACCACGGACGCCCGGCTACTCCTGCTGCGCGACGCGCTGAGGGCCGACCGCGAGTACGGCAAGGCGGTCGGCTACCGCTACCACGACGGCCGGCCCGGCATCATCGAGGGCCTGCTGTCCCGGGGCGACCGCCGGGTGGGCGCGGTCATCGAGCAGGTCTGGGCCGACGGCGCCCGGTTCGACGGCTGGAGCGAGCACTTCTCCT
The sequence above is drawn from the Actinomycetes bacterium genome and encodes:
- a CDS encoding TIGR03960 family B12-binding radical SAM protein, with protein sequence MRTEPSVESVFPQLEALLPLVHKPIQYVGGELNARSKDWAENPVRWALMYPDAYEVGLPNQGVQILYEVLNDADGVLAERTYSVWPDLEALMRAHGVPQFTVDSHRPVGAFDLLGVSFSTELGYTNLLTALDLAGIPLHATDRDVTHPVVVAGGHAAFNPEPVADFVDAAVLGDGEQAALEVSRIVGQWKAEGAPGGREELLLRLARSGAVYVPAFYDVSYLSDGRIQRVAPNRPGVPWRVGKHTLMDLDEWPYPKTPLVPLAETVHERMSVEIFRGCTRGCRFCQAGMITRPVRERSITGVGAMVEQGLAATGFEEVGLLSLSSADHSEIKDIAHGLADRYEGTNTGLSLPSTRVDAFNIDLANELSRGGRRSGLTFAPEGGSERMRRVINKMVTQEDLIRTVATAYGNGWRQVKLYFMCGLPTETDEDVLQIARLAAEVIRTGRSVSGRRDIRCTVSIGGFVPKPHTPFQWAGQLDHETTDARLLLLRDALRADREYGKAVGYRYHDGRPGIIEGLLSRGDRRVGAVIEQVWADGARFDGWSEHFSFDRWASASERALADQPVDLDWYTTRERGYAEVLPWDHLDSGLDKEWLWQDWQDALDQVEVEDCRWTPCYDCGVCPQMGTEIQVGPTAAQLLPLDVVRHNPLVQA